In Plasmodium coatneyi strain Hackeri chromosome 8, complete sequence, the genomic stretch TCCCGCTTTCGCGGTAGACACTTCCTGTAGCACTTCGTACACCCACACAACTTAACCACAATGGCTGAAAACATatgccttcctttttttcttgaatGAAATCTACAGctgaattttaaaaaatttgcaacaGGTTGGCAAgttcttaaaaattttacacttttatataaaaaaaaaaaaatgtgaaagtttaaaatggtaaaaaccATAAGGGgtgggggggaagtgaaaaTGTGCTTCCAAACGTTCGAATATTCACATAGGTATGTATACACCTAGGGGCGCATGTTTGAGAAGCGTGATTTTCCCACATGAGTAGATACCTACATGAGTACCTCTCCCGTTGGggtgtaatatatatatgaattatgCGTTCCTCCCCCTTGGCCTAATTATTCTCATCGTCGTGCGTGCAGTACAATCGCAGGAGGGCCTTGAGGGGGTCCTTCAAAATGACGTATTTTCCATCCGGCTTCTCAGAAATAATGTCCACAATGTACCTGAGGATACCCCAGATATTTTCATACTTCAAGCCAATTTGGGTGGATAGATCTTTCGTCTTATGAGACTGAATAGAGAGGATATTATGGTTTTCTGCATCGTTGGCATTTTTCCTAGAAATGAAACCTAACTTGATGTCCTCACATCCACTAATCAAAGCTTGACAAATAAATTTTTGCAACTTGGAGGTATTGTTTCTAATTTCATTGGCAAGAAGAGCTCCCTTTTGGTTCTCAATTTGGGACCTCCAGTTTTTATGGCTCTTAATatcatattcatttagaGCACAGACGTAGACATAGGAGTTTGTTGTTCCCTTCAGCTTGGAGTGAATTTCCCCTCTGGTGATAAGAGTGCAATTCTTTTTGGAAGATCCATGAACTATAGGAGGGATAGTAATTTTTCTATACCTATAAAGGACGTCcaaatttttgcaatttttggCAGTAAAGGAAGCATCGTCAAACTGTTCCGcctgttcatttttcagAAGAACCTGCTTCCTAAAGCGCTGGTTAATTTTTATGGCTTCAAATCCGAGGGACTGTAagctatttattttattttcattgtCCTGTGTAGGAGCGTCGATAGAATTCTCATTAACGGTTAGTAAATCTACAATGGAATCTTCATCCTTGtcaataataattttatttccctctTTGGTTATTAATAAATGCCATGAATATTTGGACTGCGCCGCAGACATGAGACAGGAAAGTATCTGATCCGTCGAAACGACTATTAGGTTGTTATTACCCATGCCATCTGCTAGGCTTCTTTTATCTTCTTCATGCAGAATTTCCATCAAAGACTGATCATCCATAGTTTTGCACACTAAGTAATTATTGTCCTTGTTTTGGTTTACAAGTCCTGGAGGATTCTTCAcattaatattttcaaatttcttATCATAGTATAATAATCTGCCTCTGAAATAAATATCTTGCATTTGaaagttttccatttttattaatttttttggcaattcGTTAAACATGACTTCACATTCCACTGTCCATACGGGAGTAGGTTCGATACTCCACTCGGTGAAGATTCTATGTCTAGCATTCATTCGAGCTGTTTTTGCTTGTTGAAgtaatttttgctttttctgttcaGCGGTTTTGATTCTGCTACTGTAGagattattttcttcttcttgcttTTGTGCAAATGCTTGTGtcgtttgtttgttcataattttcttcttattgtACATGGGTCCTTTTTGTTTCTGTCCTGCCCGTAAGTCAACGGTTTGGAATTGTTGCTCGTCTTCCAATGCATTTCCTTCGTTTGAATTTTTGTTCGcatccttcacatttttctgaTAACTGCTACTGGTGAAGTCacatatttttcctattttttcaaatttcatGGATGGCTCAAATTGgtactttttcaattccCCCATGCACTGATTCACCAGGTCTTCATTCTTTGAGTCAGGACCCCACGTCCTGTTGTTCGCCACTCCGATTAGTTTAAAGGTGGACATCTTTTCCCTCGGGGTGCAGCTATTGGGATATGCCCCTATGCAGCTACTTCTTAACACCTCTATCGAATTGTGCGGGTCGGTTGGAACACCAGTTAGTCCCTCTTGGGATGGACGATAGGAAAGCTTCACTAAACTTGGAGCGCAGAACGAGGAAACAGGCCAGCCACGCGCGTGCGTATTCGCAGGGCCAAGCcttcaaatatatatgtataaaccGTTCAcctatacatgcatatgtatacgttCTCTTTTCCGCGTTCTTGCCAAACGTGTACCAAAGGGAAACAACTCTTTCCCTGCGTCACAAAAAGggtttaagaaaaaaaaatcataaaaaatggagcacaGCTCAAGGCAAAaacgtacatatatgcgATATAGCTCCCGGCGGCAATTGCTAATTTGGCATTTTGCTAAAAcgggaaaggcaaaaaatgggGCCTTCTTCGCATAACGTGGGGTAGGTAAATTATCAAAGCGTGTATGTACAATCTGATGAGGCAACTTTTTTGAAGGCGTcgaagaaaaatatagagaatataaaaaaagggatcctttgaaaaagaattcaccttataaaatatgtagtaagccgttcttttttttaccatgtagTGGGTTCACGCGAGATGGTCGCAAAATTgtaattattctttttttaatcctcTGCGAActcgtttcctttttcaccttggcgtatgcaaaaatatgcTATACAAATGTATAACAACTTTTTCCGttagtttttttatttcctcaaCCCTGCCGTGTACCGCATGTGGGTAAAATTGAAGCACTTTTATTGTAGGGCCACCACTGGCATATGCCACTGCGCGTATAATTTGCTGcactatatattttcctttttcttccggAGCCTTGATCCTATTTGCACTATAAAAATGTGGTGAAGTggaatgcttttttttttacttcgttgcttatgtacgtatatacatttgtatgaaAACTCCTAtggatgattttttttttttttttcccttttcactcTTTATGGGAACATTCCCTTGCGGTGGAGTGGTCTGATTATGCCTTATGGATATATcatgcgcaaaaaaaaaaaatcggttCACATGTAGACGTGGAGAATATACCGACCGGTAGGCCAACAACATTAGGACGTCGGAACAGACTTAGCACTTGGAACGTGTGCACTGTCGTCAGGCAATAAGCCCCAAGTAGCTAGAATTCTTCGTTTTTATCCACACGTCGCTTCCCTCGCCCGTTAACCACTGTGCTAAAAGTTTTCACATTCAGTcatgttccttttcctaGGGTGTAAACGCAACGCATGTATCGTCAAATTGCTTTTCAACCAAATGGTTTTTCACCTTCTTCCTACGTGCAGGTACGTATGTGAATATGTTACATACGCACCCCagggtaaggaaaaaatgtctGGCATCCGTGTAGAGGCAAACGGGGCTACACCGCGCAAAATGACGACGCACATTTTACCACACAGGTAACGCACGAATGGGGGGGAATTTCattggaaaatggaaaaaaaaaaaaaaaaaaaaaaaaatgaggactTGAAGGGAAAGGCTTCTACTTCATTTTGCGAATATTTTGTGAAGAAAgcggaaaagaaggaaaggctacgaattttttccttgttgtGACtgggaacaatttttttttttttaaaaataaccCTCCActgtttatttattcttttcttttgcacCCCTTGCGGCgtccttcctccattttgataAGTAATTAATTATGCATGCACGTATGTAATTACTTCTCTTTTCACTTTGGTGTGTCTGTCCGGTGGAGGACAACGTAGGACCATGCTCCCAAGCGGCTATGCGCTGGTTTAGGCTCTTCACCTTTGCATCGAGCATGCTCAGTGACAACACATGAACGACATGAACCAGACAAACGTAATAGCAATTAATTCATCATTGAAACGTTAgcgtaaagaaaaaaaaaaaagga encodes the following:
- a CDS encoding Eukaryotic translation initiation factor 3 subunit D, whose amino-acid sequence is MSTFKLIGVANNRTWGPDSKNEDLVNQCMGELKKYQFEPSMKFEKIGKICDFTSSSYQKNVKDANKNSNEGNALEDEQQFQTVDLRAGQKQKGPMYNKKKIMNKQTTQAFAQKQEEENNLYSSRIKTAEQKKQKLLQQAKTARMNARHRIFTEWSIEPTPVWTVECEVMFNELPKKLIKMENFQMQDIYFRGRLLYYDKKFENINVKNPPGLVNQNKDNNYLVCKTMDDQSLMEILHEEDKRSLADGMGNNNLIVVSTDQILSCLMSAAQSKYSWHLLITKEGNKIIIDKDEDSIVDLLTVNENSIDAPTQDNENKINSLQSLGFEAIKINQRFRKQVLLKNEQAEQFDDASFTAKNCKNLDVLYRYRKITIPPIVHGSSKKNCTLITRGEIHSKLKGTTNSYVYVCALNEYDIKSHKNWRSQIENQKGALLANEIRNNTSKLQKFICQALISGCEDIKLGFISRKNANDAENHNILSIQSHKTKDLSTQIGLKYENIWGILRYIVDIISEKPDGKYVILKDPLKALLRLYCTHDDENN